A genomic window from Mycolicibacterium rufum includes:
- a CDS encoding IS256 family transposase produces the protein MLTVVHDGAEANDNTDSGAGRSLLDEIVRDGARQMLAAALQAEVAAYVAQFADQRDDNGHRLVVRNGYHQPREVLTAAGAVQVRAPRVNDKRVDPDTGERKRFSSAILPAWARKSPQMSEVLPLLYLHGLSSSDFTPALEQFLGSGAGLSASTITRLTSQWQDEAAAFGRRDLSGSDYVYLWVDGIPLKVRLDQEKLCLLVMLGVRADGRKELVAISDGYRESAESWADLLRDCKRRGMTAPVLAVGDGALGFWKAVREVFPATKEQRCWFHKQANVLAALPKSAHPSALAALKEIYNAEDIDKAQLAVKAFEVDFGAKYPKAVAKITDDLDVLLEFFKYPAEHWIHLRTTNPIESTFATVRLRTKVTKGPGSRTAGLAMAYKLIDAASARWRAVNAPHLVALVRAGAVFHKGKLLERPTDITPPTPPSDDDQDAGTEVA, from the coding sequence ATGCTCACCGTAGTTCACGACGGCGCGGAGGCCAACGACAACACCGACAGTGGTGCTGGTCGGTCGTTGTTGGATGAGATTGTCCGTGATGGCGCTCGGCAGATGCTGGCCGCGGCGTTGCAGGCCGAGGTCGCCGCCTACGTGGCGCAGTTCGCTGACCAGCGCGATGACAACGGCCACCGATTGGTGGTCCGCAACGGCTACCACCAGCCGCGCGAGGTGCTGACCGCAGCCGGTGCGGTGCAGGTGAGGGCCCCGCGGGTCAACGACAAACGTGTCGATCCCGACACTGGTGAACGCAAGCGGTTCTCCTCGGCGATCCTGCCGGCCTGGGCGCGCAAGTCCCCGCAGATGTCCGAGGTGTTGCCGCTGTTGTACCTGCACGGGTTGTCGAGCAGCGATTTCACCCCGGCCCTGGAGCAGTTCCTCGGCTCCGGTGCCGGGTTGTCGGCATCGACGATCACCCGGCTCACGTCGCAGTGGCAAGATGAGGCCGCCGCGTTCGGTCGTCGCGATCTGTCGGGCAGCGACTATGTCTACCTGTGGGTCGACGGCATCCCCCTCAAGGTCCGCCTGGACCAGGAAAAGCTGTGTCTGCTGGTGATGCTCGGTGTGCGCGCTGACGGCCGCAAGGAGCTGGTGGCGATCAGCGACGGCTACCGTGAATCGGCCGAGTCGTGGGCCGATCTGCTGCGCGACTGCAAACGGCGCGGCATGACCGCCCCCGTGCTCGCCGTCGGTGACGGTGCACTCGGGTTCTGGAAAGCGGTCCGTGAGGTGTTCCCGGCCACCAAAGAGCAGCGCTGCTGGTTCCACAAGCAAGCCAATGTTCTTGCCGCACTGCCGAAATCAGCACACCCGTCGGCCCTGGCGGCACTCAAGGAGATCTACAACGCCGAGGATATCGACAAGGCCCAGCTCGCGGTCAAGGCCTTCGAGGTCGATTTCGGCGCCAAGTACCCCAAGGCGGTCGCCAAGATCACCGACGACCTCGATGTGCTGCTGGAGTTCTTCAAGTACCCGGCCGAACATTGGATCCACCTGCGCACGACGAACCCGATCGAAAGCACCTTCGCCACAGTGCGACTTCGGACCAAGGTGACAAAAGGCCCGGGATCGCGAACGGCCGGACTAGCGATGGCCTACAAGCTGATCGACGCCGCCTCGGCCCGCTGGCGCGCCGTCAACGCCCCGCACCTGGTCGCCCTGGTCCGCGCCGGCGCGGTCTTCCACAAAGGCAAACTGCTCGAACGCCCCACCGACATCACCCCACCAACACCGCCCTCAGACGACGATCAGGACGCCGGAACGGAGGTCGCCTGA
- a CDS encoding RES family NAD+ phosphorylase: MSRARTLAERVTDVGGVDVGDVFLRHAAPGRDAFAGGYGGRWGELFPVVYLGRPLDSCVEEAYRHLVDDAGVPAEFVKSRVLYRVRVDAKRILDLRSADARAQVGLEDADISSEVGDYAACQRVAATAHQLEYHGIFASAATGLGETLAIFRQRVGIAELPVIIDEQSWLRLPPRPGPETVRLTIVGD, encoded by the coding sequence ATGAGCCGGGCCCGAACGCTGGCGGAGCGGGTCACCGACGTCGGTGGTGTCGACGTCGGCGATGTTTTCCTGCGTCACGCCGCACCCGGCCGCGACGCGTTCGCCGGGGGGTACGGGGGCCGATGGGGAGAACTGTTCCCGGTCGTTTATCTGGGTCGACCGCTCGACAGTTGCGTGGAAGAGGCGTACCGACACCTCGTGGACGACGCCGGTGTGCCGGCAGAGTTCGTGAAATCTCGCGTCCTCTATCGCGTACGAGTCGATGCAAAGCGCATCCTGGACTTGCGATCAGCGGACGCGCGCGCACAAGTGGGCCTGGAAGACGCCGACATCTCCTCGGAGGTCGGTGATTACGCGGCGTGCCAACGCGTCGCTGCGACGGCCCACCAGCTCGAGTACCACGGAATCTTCGCGTCCGCGGCGACGGGGCTGGGCGAGACGCTCGCGATCTTCCGTCAGCGGGTCGGAATCGCGGAACTACCGGTGATCATCGACGAGCAGTCGTGGTTACGACTTCCACCGCGCCCCGGTCCGGAGACGGTGCGTTTGACCATCGTCGGGGACTAG
- a CDS encoding MbcA/ParS/Xre antitoxin family protein, whose translation MAAGKAQSLVYTRVVADARRGLTVSEIGGITGVSERSVQNWAAGKSRPDGDSRDRLLELKYVIEGLADVYEDEGIEIWLHSRQRGLGGRSPLELLREGRFAEVLDAVDRLAGGPKR comes from the coding sequence ATGGCCGCGGGCAAGGCGCAGTCCCTCGTCTACACCAGGGTTGTGGCCGACGCGCGTCGCGGTCTGACGGTGAGCGAGATCGGTGGGATCACCGGCGTCAGCGAGCGTTCCGTGCAGAACTGGGCGGCCGGCAAGAGCAGGCCCGATGGCGACTCGAGAGACCGGTTACTTGAACTCAAGTACGTAATCGAGGGCTTGGCCGACGTATACGAAGACGAGGGGATCGAGATCTGGCTGCACTCGCGGCAGCGGGGTCTCGGCGGTCGATCACCTTTGGAGCTGCTGCGAGAGGGGCGGTTCGCCGAGGTCCTTGATGCTGTTGACCGGCTCGCGGGCGGTCCGAAGCGATGA
- a CDS encoding IS256 family transposase: MPARVSPTDRVRAKIDELFASDRELPEILEEVARLGAQLLMQAALEAEVTEFLGRDRYQRTAAAPGAQPGSRNGYRAVTVKTTAGPVTLERPKLRGTTAAFASRLFGKNVTKTNALESLVIASFVRGLSVRDVEATLADALGDQAAISKSTVSQVCQAIKTEYDSWAARRLDDVMLDYLFLDASFFRMHPGSPAEPVLAAWGITTDGKPVFVGLAPGTGESTDAWADFLTDLRDRGLTCPLLVVSDGARGLIAAIEQVFPQALRQRCLIHRVRNVLAKIPTGMQAEIRDGYWACFDTDELNTEPGPRLVESVDARLTAFADRYAAIYPAAMKILTTDREGLTAYLRFPTEHHHRIRHSNFIERTFGETRRRAKVIGRFPGETSCISIVWAVLDRASRGWRGLTMTPAGLRQLQDLRRSLLHPPRQLRPQHTSEPATHSTETVSATA, encoded by the coding sequence GTGCCTGCACGAGTATCCCCGACCGACCGTGTCCGCGCCAAGATCGACGAGCTGTTCGCCTCCGATCGTGAATTGCCCGAGATTCTGGAGGAGGTGGCCCGCCTTGGGGCGCAGTTGCTGATGCAGGCCGCGTTGGAGGCCGAGGTGACCGAGTTCCTCGGCCGTGATCGCTACCAGCGCACCGCAGCGGCACCGGGTGCGCAGCCGGGGTCACGCAACGGCTATCGGGCGGTGACGGTCAAGACCACTGCGGGTCCGGTCACCTTGGAGCGTCCCAAGCTGCGCGGCACGACCGCTGCGTTCGCCTCGCGGCTGTTCGGCAAGAACGTCACCAAGACCAACGCGTTGGAGTCGCTGGTGATCGCCTCATTCGTGCGTGGGCTGTCGGTGCGCGATGTTGAGGCCACCCTCGCTGATGCGCTCGGTGATCAGGCCGCGATCTCGAAATCGACTGTGTCGCAAGTATGTCAAGCAATCAAAACCGAGTACGACAGCTGGGCGGCCCGGCGCCTCGATGATGTCATGCTGGACTACCTGTTCCTGGATGCCTCGTTCTTCCGGATGCATCCGGGCTCGCCGGCCGAGCCGGTCCTGGCCGCCTGGGGGATCACCACCGATGGCAAGCCGGTCTTCGTGGGCCTGGCCCCCGGCACCGGGGAGTCAACCGACGCCTGGGCTGATTTCCTGACCGATCTGCGCGACCGGGGCCTGACGTGTCCGCTGCTGGTCGTCTCCGATGGCGCTCGCGGCCTGATCGCTGCCATCGAGCAGGTCTTCCCGCAAGCCCTGCGGCAACGATGCCTCATCCACCGGGTACGCAACGTCTTGGCCAAGATCCCGACCGGGATGCAAGCAGAGATCCGCGACGGCTACTGGGCCTGCTTTGACACCGATGAACTCAACACCGAACCCGGCCCGCGCCTGGTGGAGTCAGTCGATGCCCGCCTGACCGCGTTCGCCGACCGCTACGCCGCCATCTACCCGGCGGCGATGAAGATCCTGACCACCGACCGCGAGGGCCTCACCGCCTATCTGCGGTTCCCAACCGAGCATCACCACCGCATCCGGCATTCGAACTTCATCGAGCGCACCTTCGGCGAAACCCGCCGCCGCGCAAAGGTTATCGGCCGATTTCCCGGTGAGACCAGCTGCATCAGCATCGTCTGGGCCGTGCTCGACCGCGCATCGCGCGGCTGGCGCGGACTAACCATGACCCCCGCCGGACTGCGCCAGCTTCAAGACCTCCGCCGCAGCCTGCTGCACCCGCCCCGACAACTGCGACCCCAGCACACCTCCGAGCCCGCCACCCACAGCACCGAAACTGTCAGCGCCACCGCGTAA
- a CDS encoding integrase core domain-containing protein, whose translation MAAACSRHGLRRSMGATGICWDNAGAESLWSTFKHEYYYRHVFGTKMELIAAVDNWMRFYNHQRRHSSIGMRSPITYERTLNVTLEAS comes from the coding sequence ATGGCAGCGGCGTGTTCGCGGCACGGGCTGCGCCGCTCGATGGGCGCTACGGGTATCTGCTGGGACAATGCCGGCGCCGAATCGCTGTGGTCGACGTTCAAACACGAGTACTACTACCGGCACGTCTTCGGGACAAAGATGGAATTGATTGCAGCAGTTGACAATTGGATGCGATTCTACAATCATCAACGTAGGCATTCATCAATCGGAATGCGCTCACCCATCACCTACGAGCGCACCCTGAATGTCACCCTGGAAGCAAGCTAA
- a CDS encoding helix-turn-helix domain-containing protein — translation MAIPRLVELIDRYRAAHGVSESEVARRIGMSRENLRKWRINGVSRLPDRENLAAVARVIGKPYREVVSAALFDTGYLTDDQASTPRPHDEVLHDAISVLTEATRLTNQPMRQGPSGQWEIDPDPRAALRIDWAAFVTLALAGAAANVGSIEEALAGRPGSWEAEMVRRTLQATVFDDKDLLRHRTEPVVVDLWVESILAQIDDGSDDAYADAQLELDARADAIPEPADLPPGPFSPNDPRIAAADWVDVDDNGYLVITHDGWTGDADDVALLSELSAEAEASRDPTPGGIAYEQAMQSIAALVDALNEQQKREYTEYAARLTEAIHAQLAALELTVPLSITVTLAPGNWAHEDFDKHAPSTYSSSAIEGAIESAVMATPTPAALPGSPLERLEASRKGQ, via the coding sequence ATGGCAATCCCCCGCCTCGTCGAGTTGATCGACAGGTATCGGGCCGCCCACGGCGTTAGCGAATCCGAGGTGGCCCGCCGGATTGGCATGTCTCGTGAGAATCTGCGCAAGTGGCGGATTAACGGCGTCAGCCGCCTCCCGGACCGCGAGAATCTGGCGGCCGTCGCCCGCGTGATCGGCAAGCCCTATCGCGAGGTCGTTTCTGCGGCTCTCTTCGACACCGGGTACCTCACCGACGACCAGGCGTCCACACCGCGGCCTCACGATGAGGTCCTCCACGACGCGATCAGCGTGCTTACCGAGGCAACCCGGCTGACCAATCAACCGATGCGACAAGGGCCGTCAGGCCAATGGGAGATCGATCCCGATCCACGCGCCGCGCTGCGCATCGACTGGGCCGCCTTCGTAACGCTGGCCCTGGCGGGCGCGGCGGCCAACGTTGGGAGTATCGAGGAAGCTTTGGCAGGCCGGCCAGGCTCGTGGGAGGCCGAAATGGTGCGGCGCACACTCCAAGCCACGGTCTTTGACGACAAAGACTTACTGCGCCATCGCACCGAGCCGGTCGTGGTCGATCTCTGGGTGGAAAGCATTCTTGCCCAGATCGACGACGGCAGCGACGACGCCTATGCCGACGCACAACTCGAACTCGATGCCCGCGCCGACGCCATTCCTGAGCCCGCCGACCTGCCGCCGGGCCCCTTCTCCCCCAACGACCCTCGCATCGCAGCCGCGGACTGGGTGGACGTGGACGACAACGGCTACCTGGTCATCACCCACGATGGCTGGACCGGCGATGCTGACGACGTGGCTCTGCTCTCCGAGCTCTCAGCGGAGGCCGAGGCCTCCCGCGATCCAACCCCCGGCGGGATCGCCTATGAGCAGGCCATGCAGTCGATCGCTGCCTTGGTCGACGCGCTCAATGAGCAGCAGAAACGCGAATACACCGAGTACGCGGCCCGGCTCACCGAGGCCATCCACGCGCAGCTCGCGGCCCTAGAGCTGACGGTACCGCTGTCGATCACCGTCACCCTTGCCCCCGGGAACTGGGCTCACGAGGACTTCGACAAGCACGCACCGTCGACGTACTCCAGTAGCGCCATCGAGGGCGCCATCGAAAGCGCCGTCATGGCGACCCCCACCCCCGCAGCCCTTCCCGGCAGTCCCCTCGAACGGCTCGAAGCAAGTCGGAAAGGTCAGTAA